The proteins below are encoded in one region of Mycobacterium botniense:
- a CDS encoding FitA-like ribbon-helix-helix domain-containing protein — MAVAIQIKDVPEEVRDALAARAAARGQSTQTYLRSLLEREYQAQRNRQLLEALAGHRSLTMTAEEVTAVIRADRDG; from the coding sequence ATGGCGGTTGCGATTCAGATCAAAGATGTCCCTGAAGAAGTTCGCGACGCGCTGGCCGCCCGCGCCGCGGCACGCGGTCAGTCCACCCAAACGTATCTGCGATCACTGTTGGAACGGGAGTACCAGGCTCAACGCAACCGGCAGCTCTTAGAGGCGCTGGCTGGTCATCGCAGCCTCACCATGACAGCCGAGGAAGTGACGGCGGTCATCCGCGCCGACCGCGACGGGTGA
- a CDS encoding recombinase family protein — protein MVTTPTAKQQGCYCRISSDPQDKRAGVERQRADTTALYEVKEWMPVGFYVDNDRSASNGKQRPRWDDLLADITAGKIDAIAAWDQDRGWG, from the coding sequence ATGGTTACTACACCCACCGCAAAACAGCAGGGTTGCTACTGCCGCATAAGCTCCGACCCCCAGGACAAACGGGCGGGCGTTGAACGCCAGCGCGCCGACACCACCGCGCTCTACGAGGTCAAAGAATGGATGCCGGTCGGCTTCTACGTAGACAACGACCGGTCGGCGAGCAATGGCAAGCAGCGGCCCCGGTGGGACGACCTTCTCGCTGACATCACGGCCGGGAAGATAGACGCCATCGCCGCCTGGGACCAGGACCGCGGGTGGGGATGA
- a CDS encoding type II toxin-antitoxin system VapC family toxin, which translates to MIIVDAGVLVSALTSDTSQGDAARAALNDDDGWLAPAHMPGEVLRTLHKAVRRNQLEPEDAEAVADTVTALAIEYVLPDALLLHTAWAWRHNISIYDGLYVAVAAERSAALITADSHLASATDQLSVPVAITLI; encoded by the coding sequence GTGATCATCGTGGACGCAGGTGTGCTGGTATCGGCGCTTACGAGCGACACGTCCCAAGGCGACGCGGCACGCGCAGCCCTAAACGACGACGACGGCTGGCTTGCACCGGCCCACATGCCGGGCGAGGTGCTACGCACCCTCCACAAAGCCGTACGGCGCAACCAATTGGAGCCCGAGGACGCCGAGGCCGTCGCTGACACCGTCACCGCACTCGCCATCGAATACGTGCTTCCGGATGCACTGCTCCTGCACACCGCCTGGGCCTGGCGGCACAACATCTCGATCTACGACGGCCTGTATGTCGCGGTCGCCGCCGAACGCTCTGCCGCCCTGATCACCGCCGACAGCCACTTGGCCAGTGCCACTGACCAGCTCAGTGTCCCCGTCGCGATCACCCTGATCTAG
- a CDS encoding PIN domain-containing protein, translated as MTAIIDTNVLVRHLTGDPPEMAARATAYLGTERELLLTDLIVAKTVYVLESFYEAPREQVAEAMRSLITFDSIVCVDPALLLRSIEVYETDRIDFAEAYLVACAESTGVIKIASFDRAIDRVKTVERIEPPPI; from the coding sequence TTGACCGCGATCATTGATACCAACGTCCTCGTCCGTCACCTCACCGGCGATCCGCCTGAGATGGCGGCTCGGGCGACTGCTTACCTTGGGACCGAGCGCGAGCTACTACTGACCGACCTCATCGTCGCTAAGACGGTGTACGTGTTGGAGTCCTTCTATGAGGCGCCACGCGAACAAGTCGCCGAAGCGATGAGGTCGCTCATCACATTCGACTCCATTGTCTGCGTGGACCCGGCGCTTCTTTTGCGTTCAATCGAGGTCTACGAGACTGACCGGATTGATTTCGCGGAGGCATACCTCGTCGCGTGCGCGGAAAGCACCGGGGTCATCAAGATCGCCTCTTTCGACCGGGCCATTGACCGCGTCAAGACGGTCGAACGGATTGAACCTCCGCCGATCTGA
- a CDS encoding DUF732 domain-containing protein, whose protein sequence is MFRAVFTGAAVAIAAIGLLGALPIKASADQDSYLARLQQEIPNVYERYGPESLVNEGNKVCDWEAQGMSDDAVVERIRGDLPMSDSAASWVEILAQNELGC, encoded by the coding sequence ATGTTTCGGGCAGTATTCACCGGCGCTGCTGTTGCGATAGCGGCCATTGGATTGCTTGGTGCGCTACCAATTAAAGCATCTGCCGATCAGGACAGCTACCTGGCGCGGCTGCAGCAAGAAATCCCCAACGTCTACGAACGATATGGGCCAGAATCACTTGTGAATGAAGGTAATAAAGTCTGTGACTGGGAAGCGCAAGGGATGTCGGATGACGCAGTCGTGGAACGAATAAGGGGCGATCTGCCCATGTCAGATAGTGCCGCGAGCTGGGTGGAAATTTTAGCCCAAAACGAATTGGGGTGCTGA
- a CDS encoding recombinase family protein — MNDIGRVLNDAGAFGLNGKPWSAKTVSLFLRSPRNAGLRSHTRLDKYGKVIGD; from the coding sequence TTGAACGATATCGGCAGAGTGCTGAACGATGCTGGCGCATTTGGCCTTAACGGAAAACCGTGGAGCGCCAAAACGGTTTCGCTCTTCCTGCGCTCACCACGTAATGCCGGTTTGCGCTCCCATACCCGGCTCGACAAGTACGGCAAAGTGATCGGTGACTGA
- a CDS encoding antitoxin MazE family protein, with protein sequence MASPRERVQEHRRRLRAQGLRPVQMWVPDVRAPEFAAEAHRQSAVIAASEHEADDQAFVDAISVDWAAEGELAE encoded by the coding sequence ATGGCTAGCCCACGAGAGCGGGTGCAGGAACATCGTCGGCGGCTGCGCGCCCAGGGGCTTCGGCCTGTCCAGATGTGGGTACCTGATGTGCGGGCGCCGGAATTCGCCGCAGAGGCTCACCGCCAGTCGGCTGTTATCGCCGCCAGCGAGCATGAGGCCGACGATCAAGCTTTCGTCGATGCAATCTCTGTCGACTGGGCTGCCGAGGGCGAGCTCGCCGAGTGA
- a CDS encoding AbrB/MazE/SpoVT family DNA-binding domain-containing protein — MDVAAKLTSKGQVTVPKAVRDALGLKEGDEVIFRVEGSRAVLARTPNFLTLAETVRVPAAKRNVAWDEVIRRTRAARTADRR, encoded by the coding sequence ATGGACGTTGCTGCCAAACTGACGTCGAAGGGTCAGGTGACGGTCCCGAAGGCAGTGCGTGATGCGCTCGGCCTGAAGGAGGGCGACGAGGTGATCTTCCGGGTGGAAGGCAGTCGAGCGGTGCTGGCCCGCACGCCGAACTTTCTCACGCTTGCCGAAACGGTCCGCGTACCAGCGGCGAAACGCAATGTCGCCTGGGATGAGGTGATCCGCCGCACCAGAGCCGCTCGAACCGCCGACCGCCGTTGA
- a CDS encoding type II toxin-antitoxin system VapC family toxin — MPIVYFDSSAFIKLLVEEDDSDIAAALWDGCDAAVSSRLAYPEVRAALAAAGRARRLGTDEQLQAQVMWEEYWAATRAVELTENIAHHAGHLATAHALRGADAVHLASVLAIGVDDAVFAVWDQRLRSAAQQVAVGLAPSQ, encoded by the coding sequence GTGCCGATCGTCTACTTCGACAGCAGCGCGTTCATCAAACTCCTCGTTGAGGAGGATGACAGCGACATCGCCGCGGCGCTCTGGGATGGCTGCGACGCCGCGGTCTCTTCGCGGTTGGCCTACCCCGAGGTGCGCGCGGCGCTAGCGGCTGCCGGCCGTGCACGCCGCTTGGGCACCGACGAACAACTTCAGGCCCAGGTGATGTGGGAAGAGTACTGGGCAGCCACCCGTGCGGTGGAGCTGACTGAGAACATCGCTCACCACGCTGGACATTTAGCCACAGCGCACGCGCTGCGTGGCGCCGACGCGGTCCACCTTGCCAGTGTCCTCGCTATTGGGGTCGATGACGCCGTGTTCGCCGTGTGGGACCAGCGGCTACGCTCCGCAGCGCAGCAGGTCGCTGTAGGGCTGGCGCCGAGCCAGTAG
- a CDS encoding competence/damage-inducible protein A: MPVSVRAGIVVTGTEVLSGRVQDRNGPWIADRLFELGVELAHLTICGDRARDIEAQLRFLAGEGVNLIVTSGGLGPTADDMTVETVARFCGRQLVLDTTLEAKIAAILRSLMPDRVDFDAVRAANRKQAMIPAGSQVIDPVGTAPGLVVPGKPTLVVLPGPPRELQPMWPTAVQTPAVQQAIAGRTIYRQETVRMFGLPESGLAETLREADKRIPGFRLLEITTCLRRGEIEMVTRYQPDAAGVYQQLIELLREKHRQHIFSEDGSRVDDQVALLLAGRRVATAESCTAGLLAARLTERPGSSAYLTGGVVAYANEAKVQLLDVDSALIEAHGAVSEPVAEAMAAGALRRFDADTAIAITGIAGPGGGTAEKPVGTVCFSVMLAGGHTLTRTVRLPGGRDDIRERSTTVAMHLLRRALSDTRETS, translated from the coding sequence ATCCCGGTGAGTGTGCGCGCGGGCATCGTGGTCACCGGAACCGAGGTCTTGAGCGGGCGGGTCCAGGACCGCAACGGTCCCTGGATCGCCGACCGGCTTTTTGAGCTGGGGGTCGAGCTGGCGCACCTGACGATCTGTGGTGACCGTGCGCGCGACATCGAGGCGCAGCTGCGTTTTCTCGCCGGCGAGGGGGTGAATCTAATCGTCACCAGCGGCGGTCTGGGTCCGACCGCTGACGATATGACCGTCGAGACGGTGGCCCGCTTCTGCGGGCGCCAGCTGGTGTTGGACACCACCCTCGAGGCCAAGATCGCGGCGATCCTGAGGTCTTTGATGCCCGACCGCGTCGACTTCGACGCGGTCCGTGCGGCCAACCGCAAGCAGGCCATGATCCCGGCAGGATCACAAGTGATCGACCCGGTGGGTACCGCGCCCGGTCTGGTGGTGCCGGGCAAGCCGACGCTGGTCGTGCTGCCGGGGCCGCCACGCGAGCTTCAGCCGATGTGGCCCACAGCGGTGCAGACACCCGCCGTGCAGCAGGCGATCGCGGGCCGCACGATCTACCGACAGGAGACCGTGCGGATGTTCGGGCTGCCCGAGTCCGGCCTGGCTGAGACGCTGCGCGAGGCGGACAAGCGCATCCCCGGTTTCCGGTTGCTCGAGATCACCACCTGCTTGCGCCGTGGCGAGATCGAAATGGTCACCCGCTACCAACCCGACGCCGCCGGGGTGTATCAGCAGCTGATCGAGTTGCTGCGCGAAAAACACCGCCAGCACATCTTTTCCGAGGACGGCTCGCGAGTGGACGATCAAGTCGCGTTACTGCTGGCAGGTCGCCGGGTAGCGACGGCGGAGTCCTGCACCGCGGGGCTGCTGGCGGCACGGCTGACCGAGCGGCCCGGTTCGTCCGCCTACCTCACAGGCGGGGTGGTGGCCTACGCTAACGAGGCGAAAGTGCAGTTACTGGATGTGGATTCGGCGCTGATCGAGGCGCACGGGGCGGTGTCCGAGCCGGTCGCGGAGGCAATGGCCGCGGGTGCGCTGCGGCGCTTCGACGCCGATACCGCGATCGCCATCACCGGAATCGCCGGTCCGGGCGGAGGGACAGCTGAAAAACCAGTAGGCACAGTGTGTTTCAGTGTGATGCTGGCGGGCGGGCACACGCTTACCCGCACCGTGCGCTTGCCAGGTGGCCGCGACGACATTCGTGAGCGCTCGACGACGGTGGCGATGCACCTGCTACGGCGTGCGCTCAGCGACACGCGGGAAACCTCGTAA
- a CDS encoding type II toxin-antitoxin system PemK/MazF family toxin yields MRRGDIHVAAARGFYTGKPRPVVIVQDDRFDATASVTVCPLTTNLVEAPLIRIAVDPTVATGIEQPSQIMVDKITTMPRANVHERVGRLADSDLIRLDRALLVFLGLAG; encoded by the coding sequence GTGAGGCGAGGCGATATCCACGTCGCCGCTGCACGAGGTTTCTATACGGGCAAGCCGAGACCGGTCGTCATCGTTCAGGATGACCGATTTGATGCGACCGCCTCGGTCACGGTCTGTCCGCTGACAACCAACCTCGTCGAGGCGCCGCTGATCCGGATCGCTGTGGACCCGACGGTGGCAACCGGCATTGAGCAGCCAAGCCAGATCATGGTCGACAAGATCACCACCATGCCGCGGGCGAACGTGCATGAGCGCGTCGGCCGTCTCGCCGATAGCGACCTCATCCGACTCGATCGCGCACTGCTGGTGTTCCTCGGGCTTGCCGGATGA
- a CDS encoding type II toxin-antitoxin system Phd/YefM family antitoxin — protein sequence MEVAVSTLRAELADWIERVRAGEEVVVTDRGIPVVRLVAVDAAPLLEQLTRQGVVSRPRSAGRPTASGAPRVRARGSVSDLVSEQRR from the coding sequence ATGGAGGTTGCGGTGAGTACGTTGCGGGCCGAGCTCGCGGACTGGATCGAGCGTGTCCGTGCCGGCGAGGAGGTCGTCGTGACCGACCGGGGAATCCCGGTCGTTCGGCTGGTGGCCGTGGACGCCGCGCCGCTGCTGGAGCAGCTGACCCGGCAGGGTGTGGTGAGCCGGCCGCGATCGGCGGGCCGGCCCACGGCCAGCGGGGCACCACGCGTGCGTGCTCGAGGGTCGGTCTCCGACCTGGTCAGCGAACAACGCCGCTGA